GCGAGCAAAGAGGACATGCGGGAAGTCTACGAGTACATCTACGAGAACGGCGGCAAGGGCGTGACCGTCTACCGCGACGGCACCCGCTCGAAGCAGGTCCTCACGACTCGCGCGGACAACAAGGAGTTCGCCGACGAGAGCGAGGCCGCCGAGACGCTCGTCGAACAGATCAACGAGGTCTTCGGCGGCATCGACGGCTTCCTCGACAACGAGGACGTGCAGGCCGCACTCGACCGGGAAGTCGAGTCCATCCTCAAAATTGCCGACGGCGAGGACGGCGACGGTCCGTACGCCAGCAAGCGCCCCCGGCCCGACGTGCTTCACGGCATCACCCAGCGCATCGACACCGGGTACGGCAAACTCTACGTCAACATCAACGAGGACGAACATGGCCGACCCTTCGAGCTGTTCGCCAACATCGGCAACTCCGGCGGCTTCACCGCCTCGTTCACCGAGGCGCTGGCCAAGACCATCTCGACCGCGCTCCGCTCGGGCGTCGATCCCTCGGAAATCGCCGACGAGCTACGAGGCATCCGGAGTCCGAAGGTCGCGTGGGACAAGGGCGAGCAGATAAACTCCATCCCGGACGCCATCGGCACGGCCCTGCGCCGGTATCTCGACGGCGAAGTCGAGAAAGCCTACCCCCAGCAGAAGAACCTCACCGAGGTCGAAGAGGGAGTCGAGCGGCGTTCGGAGCCGGAAACCGACGGTAGCGGTGCGGTCGCAACCAGCAAGGAGGCCGACCGGCAGGACATCATCGACTCGGGCGAGAGCCCCGAGTGTCCCGACTGCGGGTCGCTGTCGCTGTACTACTCCGAAGGCTGCAAGACCTGCGAGTCCTGTGGCTGGAGCGAGTGCTGACTCCGGATTGACTCCGGACTGACGGCGTCTTTTTTCGACGGCGGGCCAGAGCGATTCGGTCGGTCGATGAGTTCGGGTCGGCGGAGAGAAACGACCGGCGCAGTCGCTCGGGCGAGTCACCGGACGAAACAGTCTTGGCGCTCGCTGCCCGTCGTCGGAGCATGAGCGATTCGGTAGAAAGCGGAGACGGCGACGACACGTCCAGCGAGCAAGGCGGCCGCCCGTGTCCCATCTGCGAGACGCCGCTGTACTCCCGACACTGCAAGTACGTCTGTCCGCAACACGGCGTAATCATGGATTGCGCTGACACCTTCTACTAGCTACTTCATCGTGACCCACGTCAGGAACGCGATGGCCACGAACTGCAAGCCCCGAAGCACCAGCACGGCCTGCTGGACGGTCGGGTCCCCCGAGTAGAGCATCTTCATGCTGAAGAAGAAGTAGATTGCGACCACGTTCTCGGCGAGCATGACGCTCCCGAACGCGACCAGTCCGAGCAGTAACGAGGTCCGGAACTTCCGGTAGTTGCGGACCCAGACGGTCGTGAGCAGGCCGAGCAGGAGGATGTTCACGACCGCGATTCCGCTGGCGAACTGTATCGTACTCATGTTGTGGTCTCCGTGTCAGTCGGTCGGTTCCGTATCATTCGATGTGTTCGATGATTTCCTCGAACGCTTCGCGGTGCTGTTCGAACTGGTCGGTGAGGAAGTAGAGCTTCCCGTACTCGTTGTCTCCCGGTTCGACGACGCCGTGGTCTTCGAGCATGTCGAGGTGGTGGCGCACCGTCTTGTACCGCACGTCGAGCGCGTCGGCGAGTTGGTTGGCGTTGCGTGGGCGCTCGGAGAGTTCGCGGATGAGTCGCGCGCGGTTCTCGCCGCCGCGGGTCGCCGTGAGCAAGTACCAGAGCGCCTTGTCCATCTGCTGTCTTTCGATTGTCAGTCACGACGCTTATACTTACGGCTCGACGCGTTTCGAGACCCACCCGGACGGCCCGCTCGGGAAGGGATTGGTCTCTTCACTCGGTTGCAGGTCGCCCTCGCCGTCGGTGGCGCGGACGACGACCTCGTGCGGTTCGGCCGCCTCGTAGGTGTACTCCCACTGTCGCCACGCGTCCTCGGCGGGCAACCGCTCGGAGAGCGTCGCCTCGCTCCACGAGTCGCCGCCGTCGGTCGAAACCTCGACTCGCCGGATACCTCGCGTACCCGCGTAGGCGTGGCCGCCGACCTGTATCTCGGTCCCGCCGCCCGCGGCGTCGCCGAGGCGATTTACGGTGTGGAGTTTGGCGACGGTGTTGACGGGACCGGTGCCGTGCCACCCGCGCTTCTCCCAGTACCCTTTCGCTTCCTCCTCTAGCACCTCGATTTCGGTGAGCCACTTCACGTTTATCTCGCCCCAGTGGCCCGGAATCAGCGCCCTGACGGGGTAGCCGTGGCCGCGGGGGAGCGCCTCGCCGTTCATCTCGAAGGCCAGAAAGCCGTCTTCGAGCGCCGACAACGGGAACTCCTCGAAGTAGTCGTCGGCGGCGCGGAGCATGACACAGCACTCGTCGGTCTCGATACCCGCCGAGTCGAGCAGGTCCATCACGGGCACGCCGGTCCAGAGCGCGGTGTCCATCTTCTTGCCGTTCAGGCGCTCGCCGACGCATCGCAGGGTGACGAACCGGTGTTCGGTCGCGTCGTTCATCCCGGCCAAGTCGTCGTAGTCGAACTCGACCTCCTCCTCGACCGCGCCGGTCACGCTGAGCGTCCAGTCCTCTCGGTCCGGAGTCGGGTCCACGTTGTTAATATCGACCTGATAGAACTGCTCGCTGACGAGCGGCTCGATGCCGTCCACATCGAGGGATTTGTCTCCGGCCTCGTCCAGTAGGGACTGGACCCCGGCCGAAATCTCGCCGTCGGCGTCGGGCACGTCGCCGCCCTCGCGGGTCCCGAGGACCGCGCCGACGCCGCCGACCGCGAACGCGCCAGCGACCGCTTGGAGGACGCGCCGCCGGGCCGACCGGGAGGAGTCGGCGGTCTCCGACTCTCGGTCCACGCCGAGCGACGCGAGCGCGACCACGAGACCAGCGCCCGCACCGGCCGCGAGCGTGGAGACTGCCGACCCCGTGAGCGCCAGCGCGACGGCGACGCAGGCCACGGGCGCGACTGCGAACGGCGGGACCGCGAACCGGTCGGCGAGGAGGGCGGCGACTGCGGTCGTCAACGCGAAGAGACCGACCGTGAGCGCGAGCGCCAGCAGGAACCCGAGTTGCGCCCCGAGGTTGCCGAGGGTCTGGATGGACCACGCGACGACCGCGTCGGGCGTCGAAGCGACCACGACCTCGCTTATCGGCGCGGCGACGAACGCGGGCGTCCGGCCGACCGCGGCGTAGGACCCCGCGACGCCCGCGACTCCGGCCGCGCCCGCGACGACGGTCGAAGCGAGGAGACCCCGCGAGTCGCGGCGGTCGAGGACGCCCCCCGCGTCGGGTCGGTCGCTCACGGTCGCCTCCGCGCGATGTAGAGCGCGCCCACTAGCGCGACCAGTGCCGCGCCGACGCCGAATCCGGGCGCGAACGCGCTGGACTCGTCGTCCGAATCGGCGGTGGTCTCGCTCATCGAGTCGTCGTTCATGCTCTCGCTGGTGGTATCGGCCATCGAGTCGTCGGACATCGAATCGGTCGTCTCGTCCATCGACTCGTCGCTCATCGAGTCGCCCTCACAGGTCGTCGTTTCCGAGTCCATGGATTCGTTACCCATCATCTCGGTCGTCTCGGTCATCGATTCGTTGTCCATCATCTCGCCATTCGTCGTCTCACTCATCATTGCGGTCGTCTCGTTCATCGACTCGTCGCCCATCATCTCGCTGGTCGTCGGGCCGCACTCGGTCGTCTGCTGGGCCGTAATCGGCGCGACGCAGACTGTGAGTAGTACCACTGCCACCGTAATCGATGTTGCAAATCGCATGATTCTACCGGCGAGAGCCACCCTAAAAGGGATTTTTCGAAGTTCGGACCCACTCCGTTCCCGGTTCGGGCCGACTCCGTTCCAAATTCGTTCCAACTTCCCCTGCGACTGCTCAATTGAGCAGTCGCAGGGGAAGTCCGCGGTGCGGTCGAACGGTCGGTGGCGAAGTCCGCGATAGTCGTTGAGCAGTCGCAGGGGAAGTCCGAGAGAAAACACTGCCGGAGCGTCACGCTACCGCCGGGCGCTCGCGGCGCGATACGCCGGTCCGGCCAGAAGCGCGACGGCGACCGCGGCCCCCGCGGCCAGCAGTTCCCAACTAATCGCGGTCAGTCCGGCCGTCGAGAGACTGTCGAGCGACCCACCGGCGAGGACCGCCGCGACGGTCCACGGTATCTCGCCGACCGCGGTCCCGACGACAAACGCGCCGGTCGAGACGCCCGAGAGACCCGCCGCGGCCGAGACGGGGTCGGAAGGCGCGGGCGCGAGTCGGGAGGCGACCATCCCGCGCAGGTCGCCGGTCGCCGCGAAGAACCGCTCGCCGGAGTCGCCGAGGCGCGCGACCAGCCCCGACCCCGCGCCGACGTAGCGCGCCGCGAGGAACGGCAGGAGCGCGCTCGCGGTCGTGCCCGAAAGCGCGACCGGGAAGCCCCAGACCGGACCGTAGGCGTAGCCCGCGAGAATGGCGACGAGCGTGGTGGGCCACGCGAACAGCGGCCGGACGAGGTAGACGCCGACGAGGAGGACGCCGAAGACGACCGGGCGGTCCGCGAGATCGCTGGCGACGCCGAACAGGCGGTCCGGGGCGACGAGCAGGCTGGCGGCCGCGACGACCGCGAGGAGGGCGAGTCCGGCCACTTGGCGGCGCGCGACGTCGGCCATCGCTCCGTGGTTCCCGTTCGGCGGGTATCCTCTTTTTGGGTCGGGGGCGTCGGAGCGACCGCCGGAGAATCGTCCGCTTCGCGCAAGGTTTAATCCGGCTCGCGGGCGACTCCGGAGTGATGGCCGACGACGAGGACGGAACGAGCGGTGGTCCCACCGACGGCGAAGAGAGCGCGAGCGACGCCGACCCCGTGGAACTCGGCGTCGAACTCCTCTCGAAGCTCGAACACCCCGAGCTTTCGGTCGCCGAGGCGGTTGACCGCATCGAGACCGTCACCACCCATCCCGCGACGACCCGGAAGATTCTGGACGAGGCCGAGAAGCGCGGCGTCATCGAGCGCGAGAACGGCATCGTCACGACCACCGGTGGTGGGTACGTCAGCTTCCAGAGCGAGGTCGTCACCAAGGAAGGCGACTTCTCCTGTCAGCGCTGTGGCGCGAGCATCTCGACGGGCCACTTCATCAAACTCGACGCGGGAGAACACGGCGCGTTCGGTCCGGAGTGCATCCGGAAGGTGACGGGTCGGGACTGACTTTCCGCGAGAATCGGCCGGTATGGCGGCGATTCCGACTATCGACCGCGGCTGAGTTCCTCGATGAGTTGCTGTAGCGTGCGCTGTTGCTCGGCGAGCAGTTCGTTCTGGCGCTGGACCGCTTCGGTCAGCGCTTCCAGTTGCTCGTCGGTCTCGTCTGCCTCCAGTTCGGAACTCGCCGGTTCGAATCCCGAGTCGGCGAAGCCGCTCGATTCGATTTCCTCGGTCTCTTCGGGAGTTGTGGCGACTTCACCGGTGTCGTCGGTTTCCACGACCTCCGCGGATGCCCCGTTTCCGACTACTTCGTCGGTCGGTTCTTCGAGGCTCGACCCCACCTCGGTCTCCGACTCGACGGCCGCGGAGTCGTCGGTGTCCGCGGGGCTTGCGGCGTCGAGGCTTCCGTCCGACTCCTCTTCGCTCACGCCCTCGCTTGCGCTCGCTTCCGCGGCGCGCGCGGCGGCCTCGCTGGCCTCGACCGCGGTGACATCCTCGTCTCCTCGGTCGTCGGTCGTGACGCTTGCCTCGTTCTCGATGATGGCTCCGTCGTCGTCGAGTTCCGGCGGGTTGGCGTCGATGGGGTCCACGCCGCCCCCGGCCAGCGGGTCGGCGTTCTCCGCTTTGGGTTCGTCCTCGATGGCTTCATCCTCGGTTTCGTCGTCTTCCTCGACGGCGTGTTCGCGGGCGAACTCCTCGTAGGACGCGACGCCGTGATGTTCGACCAGCGCGCGCTCGATGCGCTCGCGGACCTCGCGGGTCTGGTCGCTCGGCGTCTTGATGCGCTGGGGTCGGCCACCGCTCTCGATGATAATCTGGGAGGAGACGCTTCCTTCCTCCACGTCGAGGGCGGTCACGTCGTCGAAGTGGAACTCCTCGTAGTCTTCGTCCCAGACCGCCGCGCCGACATGCTTGACGACGCGCTCGCTGGTGATGACCAGCGTGAGTTCGCTGAACTGGTAGGTCTGCTTGACCGTCTCGTCGGGACCGGTCACGTCCGCGGCGTTCAGCACGCCCGCGAGGACGGGGTGAAGCGCCTCGTAGAGGCGGTTGCTCGGGATTTTGAACTTCTCCTCGCCGTCGATGCCGTAGTCGAGACTGATGGCCGACTTGCGTCGTCCTTCAGAGATTTCGATGCGTTCGGCTTCGTGGGGGTACTCCTCGACGGACTCGTCGCTCAGGAGTCCGTCAGCGCGGTAGATGAGGGTCCGCGTGCGAGTCACGTAGAGACCGTCCTCGCCGCCGAGGGCGACCTGCGCCGCGACCTGTTCGCCGTCGAGCCGGGACTGTACGATTCCGGGAACGCTCATGCTCAGGTATGATTAGCCCCCCGGCTTAAATCCGCCGGGTAAGTGACGCGATGTTTCGCGCCGCCGAGAGAACTGCCGCGACGACTCAGCGCACGACCGTTACGGGCACCGTCGCGCGCCGGACCACGGTCTCGGCCACGCTACCGAGCAGGATGCGCGAGACGCCCGAGCGCCCGTGGCTGCCCATCACGATTTGGTCGAAGCCTTCGTCCTCGGCGAACTCCACGATGGTCTGGGCAGGTCGGCCCATCTCGGTGGCGGACTCAAGAGTGACGCCGTAGTCGTCGGCGACCGTCTGGGCCTCCTCGAACATCGCTTCGCTGTTCTCCTTGGCGTTCTCGAACCACTCCTCGGACCCGCCTGGGATGCCGACCGGCGCGCTGTATCCCGCATCGACAGGGTCGATGACGTTGAGCAGGGTGATGTTCTGTTCGGCGAACTCCTCTAAGGCGTATTCGAGCGCCGTGTCCGACTGGGGCGACCCGTCGGTGGGAACGAGAATTTTCTCGGTCATGACCGACGTTTGACGGGGCACCCGGTTAAGCTTTCAGGACGACGACGGACGAACCGGTCTGGGTCCTACCCGTGTTTCGTCACGCACTTCGAGAGACCGATGATTTCGACCGGTTCGGAGTTGTCCGGCGAGTAGACGACCATCTGGCCCTTCTCCATGTAGGGGACCTTGCCCTCCAGATTCGAAGGGATGTTGACGCTCTTGATTGCGTCCTCGTCGCCCAGATTCAGGACGACGGTGGTGTTTATCTGCTTGAAGACGGCCTCGTGGATGTCCTGTGGGTCCTGCGTGATGAGGAACAGGCCCAGTCGCTCCTTGCGGCCCTGTTTGGCGGCGTCGGTGAACTTCCCGATGACCTTCCGGGCCTGCACGTTGTCGGCGTCGGTGAGGAAGTTGTGAGCCTCGTCCATCCCGACGACGAGGGGCGTCTCCTTGATGCGGTCGTACTCGGGGGCGTTCGAGAGTTTCTCCTCCACGAGAAGCGTCGAGAGAGCCAACACCACCACTTCGGTCGCCCGCGAGTTGTTGATGTGGTA
This genomic stretch from Halorussus pelagicus harbors:
- a CDS encoding HVO_2523 family zinc finger protein; this encodes MSDSVESGDGDDTSSEQGGRPCPICETPLYSRHCKYVCPQHGVIMDCADTFY
- a CDS encoding ArsR/SmtB family transcription factor, whose amino-acid sequence is MDKALWYLLTATRGGENRARLIRELSERPRNANQLADALDVRYKTVRHHLDMLEDHGVVEPGDNEYGKLYFLTDQFEQHREAFEEIIEHIE
- a CDS encoding molybdopterin-dependent oxidoreductase, with the translated sequence MSDRPDAGGVLDRRDSRGLLASTVVAGAAGVAGVAGSYAAVGRTPAFVAAPISEVVVASTPDAVVAWSIQTLGNLGAQLGFLLALALTVGLFALTTAVAALLADRFAVPPFAVAPVACVAVALALTGSAVSTLAAGAGAGLVVALASLGVDRESETADSSRSARRRVLQAVAGAFAVGGVGAVLGTREGGDVPDADGEISAGVQSLLDEAGDKSLDVDGIEPLVSEQFYQVDINNVDPTPDREDWTLSVTGAVEEEVEFDYDDLAGMNDATEHRFVTLRCVGERLNGKKMDTALWTGVPVMDLLDSAGIETDECCVMLRAADDYFEEFPLSALEDGFLAFEMNGEALPRGHGYPVRALIPGHWGEINVKWLTEIEVLEEEAKGYWEKRGWHGTGPVNTVAKLHTVNRLGDAAGGGTEIQVGGHAYAGTRGIRRVEVSTDGGDSWSEATLSERLPAEDAWRQWEYTYEAAEPHEVVVRATDGEGDLQPSEETNPFPSGPSGWVSKRVEP
- a CDS encoding PGF-CTERM sorting domain-containing protein, encoding MRFATSITVAVVLLTVCVAPITAQQTTECGPTTSEMMGDESMNETTAMMSETTNGEMMDNESMTETTEMMGNESMDSETTTCEGDSMSDESMDETTDSMSDDSMADTTSESMNDDSMSETTADSDDESSAFAPGFGVGAALVALVGALYIARRRP
- a CDS encoding TVP38/TMEM64 family protein; its protein translation is MADVARRQVAGLALLAVVAAASLLVAPDRLFGVASDLADRPVVFGVLLVGVYLVRPLFAWPTTLVAILAGYAYGPVWGFPVALSGTTASALLPFLAARYVGAGSGLVARLGDSGERFFAATGDLRGMVASRLAPAPSDPVSAAAGLSGVSTGAFVVGTAVGEIPWTVAAVLAGGSLDSLSTAGLTAISWELLAAGAAVAVALLAGPAYRAASARR
- a CDS encoding DUF5830 family protein; translation: MADDEDGTSGGPTDGEESASDADPVELGVELLSKLEHPELSVAEAVDRIETVTTHPATTRKILDEAEKRGVIERENGIVTTTGGGYVSFQSEVVTKEGDFSCQRCGASISTGHFIKLDAGEHGAFGPECIRKVTGRD
- a CDS encoding DUF7115 domain-containing protein, with protein sequence MSVPGIVQSRLDGEQVAAQVALGGEDGLYVTRTRTLIYRADGLLSDESVEEYPHEAERIEISEGRRKSAISLDYGIDGEEKFKIPSNRLYEALHPVLAGVLNAADVTGPDETVKQTYQFSELTLVITSERVVKHVGAAVWDEDYEEFHFDDVTALDVEEGSVSSQIIIESGGRPQRIKTPSDQTREVRERIERALVEHHGVASYEEFAREHAVEEDDETEDEAIEDEPKAENADPLAGGGVDPIDANPPELDDDGAIIENEASVTTDDRGDEDVTAVEASEAAARAAEASASEGVSEEESDGSLDAASPADTDDSAAVESETEVGSSLEEPTDEVVGNGASAEVVETDDTGEVATTPEETEEIESSGFADSGFEPASSELEADETDEQLEALTEAVQRQNELLAEQQRTLQQLIEELSRGR
- a CDS encoding universal stress protein, which translates into the protein MTEKILVPTDGSPQSDTALEYALEEFAEQNITLLNVIDPVDAGYSAPVGIPGGSEEWFENAKENSEAMFEEAQTVADDYGVTLESATEMGRPAQTIVEFAEDEGFDQIVMGSHGRSGVSRILLGSVAETVVRRATVPVTVVR